A region from the Candidatus Brocadiaceae bacterium genome encodes:
- the guaB gene encoding IMP dehydrogenase: MSPNGLDAKTFFEREEGITYNDFILLPGHIDFTIDEISLETHLTRNIKVKRPIVSSPMDTVTEATMAISMALLGGIGIIHYNNSVEEQVKEVRLVKRFENGFISEPVVLSPDHTISDVDAIKQSYGFSGIPITEDGTLNSKLVGIVTKRDTDFEENRLKKLKEVMTTQLVTAQAGISLAEGNKILRESKKGKLPIVDNQGRLVTLMSRTDLLKNDDFPCASKNKEKQLLAGAAVSTREEDKDRLAELVKAGVDVVVIDSSQGDTIFQIDMIKYIKKTYPHLDVVGGNVVTAKQCKSLIDAGADALRIGMGSGSICITQETLAVGRAQGSAVYHTAKFSKEYANIPVLADGGVANIGHIVRALSLGAGTVMMGGLLAGTSESPGVYFYEGGVRVKKYRGMASHEAMEKGGGKRYLSVEDRIRVAQGVAGTVVDKGSVIHLVQYLMQSLLHSFQELGYKSINALHHGLYDGTLRFEMRSLSAQTEGNVHNLYSSKEPHFGFLRSGR; encoded by the coding sequence ATGTCTCCCAACGGACTGGACGCAAAAACATTTTTTGAGAGAGAAGAAGGCATTACTTATAATGATTTCATCCTTCTGCCGGGGCATATTGATTTTACGATTGATGAGATCAGCCTTGAAACCCACCTCACACGGAATATCAAGGTGAAACGACCAATTGTAAGCTCTCCCATGGATACGGTAACCGAGGCTACTATGGCGATCAGCATGGCGCTTCTGGGAGGTATCGGTATTATTCATTACAACAATTCCGTTGAAGAACAGGTGAAAGAAGTGCGCCTAGTCAAAAGGTTTGAAAACGGATTTATCTCAGAACCGGTAGTCCTCAGCCCTGATCATACTATTAGCGATGTCGATGCCATTAAACAATCGTATGGTTTTTCCGGTATTCCCATTACCGAAGATGGAACGCTGAACTCGAAGCTTGTAGGAATTGTAACGAAGAGGGATACTGATTTTGAAGAAAATCGGTTAAAAAAGCTCAAAGAAGTCATGACAACACAGTTGGTAACGGCACAAGCCGGAATTTCCCTGGCCGAGGGAAATAAAATATTACGCGAAAGCAAAAAAGGGAAACTTCCTATCGTTGATAACCAGGGCCGGCTGGTAACCCTTATGAGCAGGACTGATTTATTAAAAAATGACGATTTCCCCTGCGCGTCAAAAAACAAAGAGAAACAACTCCTTGCGGGAGCAGCAGTTTCAACTCGTGAAGAAGATAAAGATCGTCTGGCTGAGTTGGTCAAAGCAGGGGTGGATGTTGTCGTAATCGATTCTTCGCAGGGAGATACCATTTTTCAAATCGACATGATTAAATATATCAAGAAAACCTATCCGCATCTTGATGTAGTCGGGGGAAATGTTGTGACCGCTAAACAGTGCAAGTCCCTGATAGATGCCGGCGCAGATGCTCTTCGCATCGGCATGGGAAGCGGTTCAATTTGCATTACCCAGGAAACCCTTGCTGTTGGGAGGGCACAGGGATCCGCCGTTTATCACACGGCAAAATTTTCAAAAGAATATGCAAATATTCCGGTTCTCGCTGATGGAGGCGTTGCCAATATCGGACATATTGTCAGGGCATTGTCCCTGGGGGCAGGCACTGTCATGATGGGAGGCCTGCTTGCCGGCACCAGTGAATCTCCCGGTGTATATTTTTACGAAGGTGGAGTACGCGTAAAAAAATATCGCGGTATGGCTTCTCATGAAGCCATGGAAAAAGGAGGAGGAAAAAGGTATCTTTCCGTTGAAGATCGTATAAGAGTCGCACAAGGTGTCGCCGGCACGGTTGTGGACAAAGGATCTGTTATTCATCTTGTTCAATATCTGATGCAAAGCCTGCTGCACTCCTTCCAAGAACTTGGATATAAAAGTATTAATGCACTTCACCATGGGCTCTACGATGGCACTCTCCGGTTTGAAATGCGGTCATTATCTGCACAAACAGAAGGAAACGTCCATAACTTATACTCCAGCAAGGAACCACACTTTGGTTTCCTGCGAAGCGGAAGATAA